From Thermodesulfobacteriota bacterium, a single genomic window includes:
- a CDS encoding MFS transporter, translating to MSNDSPSGTNLFRIIPLYIVIFIGFLGYSLMITILTPMILDDNGEILASLPFKVDRTIVLGVVLALYPLGQFFGSPVMGALSDRFGRRPVLLASLAVTTACYAAFAYSIELKSLPLLMLVSIVTGLAEANIVIAQSSVADVSTAASRSRLFGYVYLSASSAYVVGPLLGGKLADSSIEPWFSYATPYWAVFFLLAATLAFTFVVFRETHPLESRRAVSYTEAFTGLLRVFDPGRTRIIFFVNFLVYFAVFGFFRSYPMYLVDEFKMNVEQVSDFIAWVAVPIVLANLWITGFLAKRYEPRVIANYSIALFAVFMIAVVAPSEENALWVTLFLAGIALAVALPACAAMLSIMVSEREQGRVLGSNQSLQVGAEALSGFAAGFLAAVFFKLPLIALAGVATVAAGVLALSGRTGREREKTPGDETDSELAID from the coding sequence GTGAGCAACGATAGTCCCTCCGGCACGAATTTATTCAGAATAATTCCTCTATATATAGTGATCTTCATCGGGTTTCTCGGTTACAGCCTGATGATCACGATCCTTACGCCGATGATCCTCGACGACAACGGGGAGATACTGGCGTCGCTGCCGTTCAAGGTGGACAGGACCATAGTGCTGGGCGTCGTGCTCGCGCTGTATCCGCTGGGGCAGTTTTTCGGCTCGCCCGTCATGGGTGCGCTATCGGACAGGTTCGGGCGGAGGCCCGTTCTGCTGGCGTCATTGGCCGTAACGACGGCGTGCTACGCGGCGTTCGCGTATTCGATCGAGCTTAAGAGCCTTCCGCTTCTGATGCTGGTGTCGATCGTAACGGGGCTCGCCGAGGCGAATATCGTCATCGCGCAGAGCTCGGTCGCGGACGTGAGCACGGCGGCGTCGCGGAGCAGGCTGTTCGGGTACGTGTACCTGAGCGCGAGCAGCGCGTATGTCGTGGGGCCGCTGCTCGGAGGGAAGCTGGCCGATTCGTCGATCGAGCCGTGGTTCAGTTACGCGACGCCGTACTGGGCCGTGTTCTTCCTCCTGGCGGCGACGCTCGCATTCACGTTCGTGGTATTCAGGGAGACGCATCCGCTCGAGTCGCGGAGGGCCGTGAGCTACACAGAAGCTTTTACGGGGCTTCTCAGGGTTTTCGATCCGGGGAGGACACGGATTATTTTCTTCGTGAATTTCCTCGTGTATTTCGCTGTGTTTGGATTTTTCCGTTCGTACCCGATGTATCTCGTCGACGAATTCAAGATGAACGTCGAGCAGGTGTCGGACTTTATCGCGTGGGTGGCCGTGCCTATAGTGCTCGCAAATTTGTGGATCACGGGTTTTCTCGCGAAGAGGTACGAGCCGCGCGTGATAGCGAATTATTCCATCGCGCTGTTCGCGGTGTTCATGATCGCCGTGGTGGCGCCGTCGGAAGAGAACGCGCTGTGGGTGACGCTGTTCCTGGCGGGGATCGCGCTGGCCGTCGCGCTGCCGGCGTGCGCGGCGATGCTTTCGATCATGGTGAGCGAGCGGGAGCAGGGCCGCGTTCTCGGGAGTAACCAGTCGCTCCAGGTAGGCGCCGAGGCGCTTTCGGGGTTTGCTGCGGGGTTCCTCGCAGCCGTGTTCTTCAAGCTGCCGCTTATCGCGCTCGCGGGAGTAGCGACTGTTGCCGCCGGGGTGCTGGCGCTCAGCGGCAGGACGGGGAGAGAAAGGGAAAAGACTCCGGGAGACGAGACGGATTCCGAACTGGCGATAGATTGA